The window TGACAGCAAGTCGATCCTCAGAGATCTTGAGTTGCGGCGCTCTATCGTGCAGTGCCAGCAGCACTATACCCGGACATAGAGACCGGTACAACCAGCCAGGGATCGGCTTGCCGCTCCATTCGTTACTCTCGTCGAACTCCTGGTTaacataaatttgttttaaatctaCGACGATAATTACCGGATTCTTATGTGTTTTTATAATCAAAAGTCACAACTGTATAAGGCTATGCAGTTACGTATACGCCCGTAGATATACGTAAACGCTTGTATACGTAGATAGTGTAGATACTTATAGAAGTGTAAAGTGAAAATTGGAGCAGACAACAGTAAAGATAGGAGAAACAAAGGTGTATATACTGTCAAATAAATAATCGATTTACTGTACGATTGTTAAAAGAAGGAAAACTCTAGAGCTAAGAAGATGTTGGATTGTCAATAAAGGTCATGTACTGAACGCGAAAGACAAAGATGAATAGGTGTTTTTTTACTTTCGTGCGCAAAAACTAATCAATGTAGGTATTTGAAAAATGGCACGTAGATAGTCGATAATACTTACATTAGAGGGAAATCTTTTTAAGTGTAGTCGCGAGCATGATTTCTAATGGacacattataaataattgggTATCATAGTGTCAATGATTTATGGGCGGCGATAAATAATATGCTAATTATATCGCTACATTGTCAGACTagttttaattatcataaatagATACGTTGCTACGTTTAGtcatcaattaataaattggcttcgtatatttataaactttgtatCATATCATTTCCTACGGATTCTCAGAATACAATAGGGTAGTAGGGCTACAATTTGGTGCGAGGAATTTGAACTAATTTgctatattaaatttatatcttCTTTCAGGGCACATCATTCTTCTACAAGCTTTAGACCTTACCCTCCATTCTAGACTTGTTAAACAAGGTTCTAGACAAACAAAAAAAGCAATATCGGGTCGACTTCATTACGTAAGTTTTACCATATTACTAACCTGTCTAAAAGGCGCATGTGGGTCAGGTTCGGCCAGTATGTACCGGTAACCATCTTTGTTAAAGGGATGTTCGGTGGGATATCCATGTGAGGGTAGTTTCAAGGCGCCGAGGTCTGCGGTACGGCCCTTCTTGCCAACGGGCGCTCCCGCGTCCGCAGCGCCGCCCACTGCGGGCCGACGCTTGCCCTGCCTGCCTTTGACGTTGCCTGCTAGCGGTACTGCAAGAAATTGAAATCATTTTGCTGTTCTACTGACTAAAGTCATGCACAGGTTAACAATCTTATAATAACGAGTTATCAGAGTTTTCTAACTCTACAGATTTTTAGGCTCCATCTACGGTCCTCTTAAAAACTAACTTTGAAATTGTAGAACTAAACACCTTGGGGTCGGTACGTAACCAAATAGTCCTTAATAAGTTATATTGAAAGACATTCCATAGTCGGAGTGGCGAGGCtcttaaataaatcttatcaaTAGACCTGCTGTCCAAAAACCACTCAAAAGATCTTTTGAACTTGAGCCCATGCTAAccaatacatacaaatatcgAAACGCAATAAAAACTATTCGCGAACGTAGTATAATTTTAGAGACAGGCGTCTGCACGTTGCACCATGACACGAATACTTTACAACCGTAGTGATCCATTTTTTACACAGTTCTGTTTTATAGTTCGCGATCTGGATGGATCAGCTAAAATCAATGGTGAAACGAAAGCTTCGGATGGGGATTAGGTATTACAAAAAACGTGGAGAAAACATGATGACGAGATTAACTCACGTACTCTACCTTAAGACGATCATGGTTCGGAGCTAATGTTAAGAGGAATTTCGAAAGGCAATAAGTTTTAGTTTGACAAAAATCCTTGACGAAAACCTTGCAATGCTTAAAAAGCTGAGTTACTACACAGTTGGTCATATGAAGTCgccatttttcatttcattttccaGTCATCTCTCGAGGCTGCCAACTTTATATCGATTCGTTTCAACGTTTtgcattttactttttttgccACTTGTAGCTTACGAATCCAATACTTTAGTTGCTTAAGCAACTAAAACAGAGACAAAACTATCCGTAATTCCCGATAAATATTCATCAGAGCGAATCAAGTAGACAATGCTAAGATAATAGCGCTAATAATGAATACCGTTTCAATTAACAAGTATTGCGCACAAGACCACGAATTGAATCTAAATTCATCGAAACTATGTAGGAATACCGAAATTGATCAACCACGGATAGGAGTCTAGAGTCGGGGCTTAGAACATTGACCATAATATATGGGTAAAAAAAGCGCGTAGAGAaactttgtcatattttttgcattagACCCCCTCATTCATTACCTCTAAAGCAGTTTTTTCACAAAGCATctatttaactaatattattaagctgataACTCAGCAGATAATTGGACGAAGTTTTCAAACAATGAGTTGCACAATCGTGAATCATTTGAAATATAGAGCAATATTATTTGGAGCCAAACATACTACATCGCGAAAAAGGTTGTACAACAAACTCGATAGCTTTTAATCCTTGACCCAGTTCTCAAGCCAGTATGAGTTTTTCAGAGCACTTTCTTATACATCACACGTCACAAATTAATTGACTCTGTCGTTATTCTCATAATACATCATCTGATTATATTAAAACCCAGCAGTGGACAAtgaaaatttctaaaagaacgCGCACAAATAAAATAGGTCAGGTGTTTATGAAATGGACACTGGCAAGACAAGAAAAAAGCGACTACTAATAGTGTATTAACACGCGATTAGTTATCATACAAATACGGTTTCATATCAAGATTAAATCCTAGACTACACGTTCTAACTACACAATGACTGGATAGATTAAACATCCGACAAACAGCAGGAAACAATTATCTATGCAGGATGACAATCAACATACATTTTATGAGCAACCATTAAAACAAGTAAATCAAGAATCTCAACTTACTATCCATGTCGTCAACACCGATATGAACTAACTGACAAACTTGTCATATATTTAGTGCAAGTGTTGATAAGATAAAGTACGTATCGAGACGAACCTACACGATTAAAATCGGTGTCTTACGTGACATGAGGCATTACAATCTCGGACGGCCGGACCCCGTACGTAAACAACCAACTTTACATACATAcggaataaaaatagttttcccCGTATATACTATACTTATTGTAACGAGATAAAAACGCGACGCCAATACACATGCTATAAGTAAACATTTGTTCAAGGCAAATTACGATTCTGATAACAGATAGCCGTGTAAACTAATTATGTATGCACATAACATTCTCAGTCGGGCTAACTGTgaatttgagaaaaataaaaaaaaaacgaatcaAGCGTAACTCACCAGCCATAAAGTTCAAGGTGATTATGAAGTGAactatttaaatctaaaatcaatAGAGGAGAAATCGCGCGGCTAACGCGACGCTCCTATGTGTACTTATCGGCGAATATACGGACACACTAACGCACAATATAGTGTTTAATGTTACAGTAGTGTGCGTCGCGAACTTAGTGTTTACATACACCAATGCATAAAGAACAATGTCATTATTCAATAACATGTCTTTGTGGTCGGATCTACAATTCTATGTATGCACCGCGCTGCGAGTGTTACGTGTGGACGTTTTTCAGTGTTTTGGATCGTTTCCAAAGCGACATCACTGTTCAACAATTATGGTGTTATGCCAtataagttttaagtttatgCTAGTTTTATTTAGGTCAGTTCGGCGGTATGTTTTAACGCGATATTTGTTACACTACACGTTTGACTTGAAGGATGGTTTATTCTCACAGTGGGTAATAGGTTTACGAGACGGTGTGATGTCGTAGGATGTGTAAGGAGCGTTTTATATGTTTGTCATTGAGGCGTAATTGTACAATTCACTCGTAGCTTCGTACCGCGTATGTACGTGGCTCCTTTGTGAACGCTATTTAATCGAGCCGTCGCGATCCATCGTGCATGTCTGATTACTGTCCTGCTATTCTAAGTATAACTAACTGCATATTACTCCAGGTTCAACTGTTATTGAAATAACCATTGACTAGAGTTCCTTATGGCATCGTATTTTAGTACaaggaaaatgtatttaaactgtatataaaaatatcaattgtttagttttagttgcATAACAAAACGTGTTTAAGaggaaatttaaataatttcaaggCAATCCTATATCaaggtacctatttaaaattaaatgttttgataagATAGGTTTGTAGGGTTTATGTAGTGTTACTTAACGGGTTATTTCTTGCAAAACAACTAGATCGATTTATTAGCAGACTTTGTAggaaaataaaacctaaatttATACGTCTAAAGGTGGTCACGCAGTGATAAAAATAGAGAAGTCTCGTCAAAATATTAGTTAGTTAAATCTTACGCTCTAAAAAAGAATCTGTTACACGAAAGAACAATCATACGAATCGCAGACACAAAtatctatgtttattaatttgtatttagtgAACCGccgacaaattaaaatttaatgaagttcttatagttaaataatacttacaatttTCACGACGTCACAGTTTGCGTTGGAAGAATTAATTCGAACAAATTAGATTGGTCAAAAGATTACACagtaaatacttaaaacaattaatttcagGATTTAAGGGATCAATAATTTGTAGAAATGTGACAGAATTCTcttattttctatgaaataaataatcatttattgaaTCTATTTAATAGTCATGTATAAGAACGATGGCAGGTTATTTAGTAAAGTTAAAACTAGATGTAGTAAAGGCAGTGCCATCTAGTTGACTGTGTGGAGACAAACTGACTTAATTTTAAGAGGTCCTTAGTTAGACCTAGGTATTTGTTGAGTAGTAAATCAGTAAATTTTgccaataaaatattcaacacctataataaattttatccaACTGAGGAACTTGACTTAGAGTTAGGTGATCACTGACCAATGACCATACAACTCATACTACCTTTATTTGGCGACAGACAATGTTATTGCCTTTGCCAAGTTCTGATCAGACATTTTATATACCATATCAAATAGTAAGTCATTGGTCAAAGTTGCAGATAATTGACCTAAACTACTCTAGCCTTCTTTTGTCATGCAAAAGAAGGCTAGAGTAGTTTAGGTCAATTATCTGCAACTCTTCTTAACAAAGAAGTTGTAGCAACTCTACTTAACATGCATctgttttacataaatttatctATGGAGTAATAGATATACTAACTTGTAGCTATCCCCATATCGGTAACCTTTAGCTGGCCTTGTTTGATCATAGCCTCGTAGTTAGGCTTAATGGCCGTAAGCTCCATGTTGTATAGCCCGAACATTGGTCCTTGGTTGGCGTCCTCTTCGTAAGTGAATAATACTTGGATGTCCTTTATCAGTGCCCGCTGAACTGTTGCGTACCAGGATTGGGTCAccctaaaacaaataaataattgtaacttcTTGTTTCCTTCTACtcctataattataaataatcataaataatccAAAATGGGCAAAATTCAGTgctaactttattaaaaatgaataattttcacCTAATTTCACACAGAATATTTCTGGAAATCCCAATGACACaaattatttctttgatttaatttattaaagttttagtaGCAGCCAGTAGTTATTTCTGACAATAAAAAAGTACCAAAAGTCTTCAGTTATACTGGCTGGCTTATAGAAAAGCttcataaaaaaactgaaatgtattaaaaaaatattcaaagtttaAGAAAAGTGAACAGAATATTTAGAtcattgaaatcaatatttttaatatttaacaatttcattcaaaatgGTTTCAAGTAGTTTGATGAACCATGAAAACATTGGTAAGTCTTTTTTGAACATAGATCAAACtttattctattaattataGTGGTACCTTCTAGGCATGGTGGTCATGGCTTCCCAATACTGATCAATGTAGGGAATAATCTCCCTGTCCTTACTGAATATCAGTCTACTGCTGCCTTCTTTAACACTTTCTTGCTTGAGGTTTGCTATAGCTGTGAGACACATCTGAGGAAATGCtgcaaagaaatataaatttataggTATGGTACATTGCAAACTGAATTAAAGACTATAGTAACCTTTTAAAAAGTGATTCTTATTAATACTTCTCGATAAAAACTCTTTATGTAACAAATTCATAGAGTTGTTTATGTCCATTATTAGAATTAtgttatgtgaaataaataaccataataatatggtacCACTCACGAGCTTGGTTCTTCTTGAATGTTTCAAGTCCAGTTGGAGAGCAGTTCTTGCATATAAACAGATAGTTTGTCATAAACGGCACCAGTTTTCCTAGCTGGTATCCAATACATGATTCGTGAAACCATCGATTGCATGATGCACATAACAATTCAGCTATGTTTAGGTTCCGATCTTTCCCGCTAAAAAAGCAAAACAGGTTAGTCAGCTATACAAACTCCTTCAATATGAAAGAAGTAAAATAGCGAAAGTATACCAACCAGTAGCAAGTCCCTTGAGATTCGTTCGAGGTTTTATTCGATTTACTTTTTTCTACATTATCCGCCGGCTTTAGAGATTCTGATGAAATGTTATGACCATTGTTGGAGCCGACATCTGCCTCAGCAGATTTCTTCACTGAGTCCGATCCTCCGGAagacatttttacttttatatggTTTCACTGATTATATTTAAGTCACACACTCTCATTATATTGATAAAGTCAATacaattgattaaaaaataaataaattacgaaaTCGCAATACAACAATGGTGAAGTGTTTTCGATAtagtactaataaattaaaatattctcagtCTTAAAATCGAAAGCGATAGAATGATTACAATTGGCCTTAGTgcgaaagaaacaaaatatgcTTCTGTCGTCTTTCAGACGACTTTTATTCAAGTCGCATAATATGTCAATTGAACTGGTAGCTTTCGTTCAAAAGTGTAAATATGATTTTGTGAATGTATCTTCATATTTTTGCcgagattttaataaaaaaagattattttagttatattacCAGATCGGTTCTgagaaaagtaatttaaagaCTTTCAGTTCAAACTTTTTGCAATAATGTTTCTTTCTGACAAACAAAGTTTCTATAGCAACACTATCGGGCTTCTTTcatctttcaaaatataaacgGTTGTTGTGGTTACGAAGTTGTGTTTTTtgactattgaaaataatctttttactTTCGTGATTATAACAATGGATTCAGTAACGAGCACTGATAGCATcaactttgatattaatatgaGACAGGAGAATGTACTCCTTGATATTATAAAAGAGGTTTGTAGTGAGAATAACAAACTATCTGATAAGCTGAAGggcaaagtaaataaaataatagccgACTGTGATCTGACACATTATTCTAGTCTTCATAAGCTGAGTACTACCGATGAAAGTACAGCTACAGTATTAGGTATGTACAAACTCTTAAAGTACCTATTCATTGATCTAACAATTGTTCCAAGTACAGTAGTTTATATTACGTATTTCATGTTTTCATTCATAGGATTCATGCACCAATCAGCATCAGAGCTAACATTCGATGAACAGGCAGAATTCAACCAAgctattatacaaaaaattgcAGCAAAGCTGCCAACATTCATAAATGAATTGGAAAACCTAAGACAAACTTCTTCTAAtggtaaaaaaagtaataaggCACAGGTAACAGAGTTACAGGCCAGTTTGGATGATAAACTGAATACTCTTGAGGAACAGGAGAGTGAGAAGGTTGAATTGATGATGGAGTGGCTGAATCATAGACTGCGGGATGTCACAAGGTTCAGCAATGATTCCAGTGAGCTGTTGACTTTGAAAACTAAGATACTGGATTTGAAATCAAAGTAAGTTTTTCTCTCTTAAAGATAAAAGAACAAGAATATTCTAAaagatacaaggacaaataaTTAAGTCAGGCTTAGTTACCCAAATAACTCTGAATGAAGTCTCAATATTCATTTTAGATTGTAATTGGTGCCTGATACAAGGCAATAGCATTAGTcagcaatataatattatgtagcaCTGTAGTAACAGTTACAGTAGGCACTTTGTGGCTGCTATTGCGTGCAGGGTTTCTGGGTTAGGTGCCCACACAGCATTATATGTGAAAGAAAAGTTAAACTTGGCTAGTCATGAACAAGAGATATCCAGAGGACACGTCCAAACTTAGGTACATTTATAAAGTGTATGGCTTTAAGTTTGCCATTTTAATTGTCTACCACAGCTAACATAATGATGTAAAACCTAAATAATTAACAGTTCCAGAGATATACTGCAATCTACCTACAGCTTGTATTTATCTAAAGTGTGTTTATCTCCACAAATGAATTGTTTAGCCTCTTGATCTCTTAATGAGCAACAATTAAAAAACCATTACCATAATGACTTATTTTTGTTCTActaaaagtaggtacctatctaattacatattgtttttctttccaGAATTCTTCATCTGCAGATTCTACAGAACATATTTTCGGAGACCAACCAGTCAATTAATGCTTATGGAGAAATACATAAGGATCTTAAAGATTCCTTGAAGGAAACTGAACAGAGAATTAAGAACTTTAgagatattattaataatgatatttagtATTAACTTGTGATGTTAATGTCTGAGACAactagttttgattattttttcatggACTTTAAAAAAGGCAATGTATGCGAAAAAGctgcaaaaatattatgtgatcCCATATcccaaataaattttaataactcaGTGTTGCCATATCAGAATACTATAATTAGTGTTATCTGGGCTTAAACAAGTTTATTGGTTGAAGAGAAATAGTTTATTTCCAAAGTATTTTGGAACAATTTTGAATAGACTATGAAAATGTTACTGGGATATGATCTAATTGTGTGTCTGTTTGCACCAATAAAATGATCCAACAAAGTCAAAGCAATTAATTTGGCTGGCTTATAAAAAGATCTAATTAAATTTTAGGAGGTCAAATATATCACAAAGAAGAAGAgagatataaaacattattattgtgaGTTGGTGTATCAAATAAACATTCCCAAGCAAGGAtcagttacaaaaataattgggtataatattttatgccatAAAGTGTCCATTTTATTGCAAATGTCTGGCATCTTTTATGAGACAGTGCTGCCATTAACTAAAgactatttaataattattactttttctttatgAAGAGACAGAAAgtctgttatttttgtttttttattaatgaagtggatttattaataaaagtgttttttactAAATGGTCTGTATAATAATGACATACCTACCCAGTACCCCTTGTAATATTGTGATGGGAAAGATAATTACTTTTGTATGGCACCAGTCATACCTATAATGATAAAACTGATATAGCTAGTAGATGACCCATATCATGTCATCTGCCTGAAGTGATAGAGCGATATGATAATAGATATGGAAATGGATGTGACGCTTATGTAATGAACACTTCAATAAGCACTTAATATGAAATTTGAGTGTTAGCCCCCCTACCCACTAATGGTTAACCATTGGTGTGGCAAGTCGCGCGGTTTAGTAGGAAACAGCTTCATGTACCAAGTTCTAAATAATAGGGGATCCTGGGGGTTCGTTCTTATATACTATCCTTATATactatattacataatatcTCAAAACTCTCTTTAAGAAATAAACTCAGGATCCTATTAACGTCGTCCACAATGAAGGATTTGTCATTCTGATTTTATTATTCCCTAGCTGAAAGCTGAAGCAAGCCGCTATGTTTAATTGGTCGCTCGATAAAGTTAAATAAGGTTAAATAAACCAAT of the Anticarsia gemmatalis isolate Benzon Research Colony breed Stoneville strain chromosome 6, ilAntGemm2 primary, whole genome shotgun sequence genome contains:
- the ash2 gene encoding set1/Ash2 histone methyltransferase complex subunit ash2 isoform X1; translation: MSSGGSDSVKKSAEADVGSNNGHNISSESLKPADNVEKSKSNKTSNESQGTCYCGKDRNLNIAELLCASCNRWFHESCIGYQLGKLVPFMTNYLFICKNCSPTGLETFKKNQAPFPQMCLTAIANLKQESVKEGSSRLIFSKDREIIPYIDQYWEAMTTMPRRVTQSWYATVQRALIKDIQVLFTYEEDANQGPMFGLYNMELTAIKPNYEAMIKQGQLKVTDMGIATIPLAGNVKGRQGKRRPAVGGAADAGAPVGKKGRTADLGALKLPSHGYPTEHPFNKDGYRYILAEPDPHAPFRQEFDESNEWSGKPIPGWLYRSLCPGIVLLALHDRAPQLKISEDRLAVTGEKGYCMVRATHGVSRGAWYWEVVVEEMPEGAATRLGWGRRYANLQAPLGYDKFGYSWRSRKGTRFHESRGKHYSNGYGEGDTLGFLIILPESNTTKYTPNTYKDRPLVKFKSHLYYEDKDNIQESLNNLKQLPGSKILFFKNGECQGEAFSDVYEGCYYPTVSLHKNVTVSVNFGPNFKYAPTSEYKYRPMSEKAEEAICEQTMADLLYLTENEGKLRLDNFNL
- the ash2 gene encoding set1/Ash2 histone methyltransferase complex subunit ash2 isoform X2; this translates as MSSGGSDSVKKSAEADVGSNNGHNISSESLKPADNVEKSKSNKTSNESQGTCYCGKDRNLNIAELLCASCNRWFHESCIGYQLGKLVPFMTNYLFICKNCSPTGLETFKKNQAPFPQMCLTAIANLKQESVKEGSSRLIFSKDREIIPYIDQYWEAMTTMPRRVTQSWYATVQRALIKDIQVLFTYEEDANQGPMFGLYNMELTAIKPNYEAMIKQGQLKVTDMGIATSNVKGRQGKRRPAVGGAADAGAPVGKKGRTADLGALKLPSHGYPTEHPFNKDGYRYILAEPDPHAPFRQEFDESNEWSGKPIPGWLYRSLCPGIVLLALHDRAPQLKISEDRLAVTGEKGYCMVRATHGVSRGAWYWEVVVEEMPEGAATRLGWGRRYANLQAPLGYDKFGYSWRSRKGTRFHESRGKHYSNGYGEGDTLGFLIILPESNTTKYTPNTYKDRPLVKFKSHLYYEDKDNIQESLNNLKQLPGSKILFFKNGECQGEAFSDVYEGCYYPTVSLHKNVTVSVNFGPNFKYAPTSEYKYRPMSEKAEEAICEQTMADLLYLTENEGKLRLDNFNL
- the LOC142973749 gene encoding uncharacterized protein LOC142973749; this encodes MDSVTSTDSINFDINMRQENVLLDIIKEVCSENNKLSDKLKGKVNKIIADCDLTHYSSLHKLSTTDESTATVLGFMHQSASELTFDEQAEFNQAIIQKIAAKLPTFINELENLRQTSSNGKKSNKAQVTELQASLDDKLNTLEEQESEKVELMMEWLNHRLRDVTRFSNDSSELLTLKTKILDLKSKILHLQILQNIFSETNQSINAYGEIHKDLKDSLKETEQRIKNFRDIINNDI